A single Venturia canescens isolate UGA chromosome 1, ASM1945775v1, whole genome shotgun sequence DNA region contains:
- the LOC122419464 gene encoding tyrosine-protein phosphatase non-receptor type 5-like isoform X1 — MYYQNGSFILSRRTIKHCTKTYLNSINMQQCSDAVMYHGGTGTPLTHRYISDVKSYGVSDDDNEHSSSLDRINLITEQRWQVETELPVSLLPATEVMSARSHHRIRQSATGLDDAGMDLQVAQLSARSGQDVSSTAALSWIHWELPFPVVLCAVAAAVLFTFLFLLWLRRQMSSEKKKSGDGDRRGLVEEGAVGPAMPHDKPGKSCKEHSLEAHWMKQTIEKPPIATKPIAAVAETSRLPEVLSVVTPERKPEPIRIKAKRLLERRGSSASLTIELATAPESPPHMVTPTRECTAEEFLLSTGRLLSRSQLTKAIKDPSSLHKEFWEVPLNVPEKVEIFGSGVKNRYSGVLPNEQSRVVLTGSEDPVASYINANYIRGYDGEECRYIATQGPLAHTVVDFWRMVWMDKATAIVMITKLFEASKTKCDVYFPLEVNSRIQAGAFTVILNSIDSRDGYTVRDLELRHEEDRRTITHYWYDSWPDHAVPQSSDALVGLAAQVNTLPGPVVVHCSAGIGRTGCFIALATGMTQLIREGNVDVLGILCQMRYDRGGMIQTAEQYEFVHRALCIFEESLNGKGPSNSGD; from the exons atgtACTATCAAAATGGTAGTTTCATATTATCTCGAAGAACAATAAAGCACTGCACCAAAACTTATTTAAATTCTATCAACATGCAACAGTGCTCGGATGCCGTCATGTACCATG GTGGCACCGGTACACCTTTGACTCATCGCTACATTAGCGACGTAAAAAGTTATGGAGTATCCGATGACGATAATGAACATTCCAGTTCTCTGGACAGAATCAACTTAATAACGGAGCAAAGGTGGCAAGTTGAAACAGAGCTGCCAGTTTCCTTGCTGCCGGCCACCGAGGTGATGTCTGCACGGTCTCATCACAG GATCCGACAGTCCGCTACAGGACTGGACGATGCTGGAATGGATCTACAAGTGGCTCAACTCAGTGCACGATCCGGTCAGGACGTCAGTTCAACTGCGGCTCTATCATGGATACACTGGGAATTACCTTTTCCTGTAGTCCTTTGCGCTGTTGCTGCTGCCGTTCTCTTCACTTTTCtg TTTTTGTTATGGCTGAGGAGGCAAAtgtcgagtgaaaaaaagaagtCTGGCGATGGAGACAGGCGAGGGCTCGTGGAAGAAGGAGCAGTCGGTCCTGCCATGCCGCACGATAAACCAGGCAAAAGCTGCAAGGAACATTCTTTGGAGGCACACTGGATGAAACAAACGATCGAGAAGCCACCAATCGCTACCAAACCTATCGCAGCTGTTGCTGAAACTAGTAGATTACCAGAG GTATTATCGGTAGTGACACCGGAGCGAAAACCAGAGCCAATTCGCATAAAAGCTAAAAGACTGTTGGAGCGTCGTGGCTCGAGTGCAAGTTTGACGATCGAGCTTGCGACTGCACCGGAGAGTCCTCCCCACATGGTGACACCAACCCGCGAGTGCACTGCCGAAGAATTCTTATTAAGCACCGGTAGACTTTTGTCGCGATCACAATTGACAAAAGCGATCAAAGATCCAAGTTCGTTACACAAAGAATTTTGGGAAGTTCCTCTAAACGTGCCCGAAAAGGTCGAAATATTCGGTTCGGGtgtgaaaaatcgttattcCGGAGTTTTACCGAATGAACAGTCGAGGGTCGTTCTCACGGGGAGTGAAGATCCAGTCGCGAGCTATATCAATGCCAATTATATAAGG GGTTACGACGGTGAAGAGTGCCGCTACATAGCGACGCAAGGACCATTGGCACACACGGTGGTAGACTTTTGGCGTATGGTTTGGATGGACAAAGCAACTGCGATCGTTATGATAACGAAACTTTTTGAGGCCTCGAAGACCAAAtgcgacgtttactttcccCTCGAAGTTAACAGTCGAATTCAGGCTGGCGCATTCACCGTGATCCTCAATTCAATTGACAGCAGGGATGGTTATACCGTTAGGGATTTAGAGTTGAGGCACGAAGAAGATCGACGAACGATAACGCATTATTG GTATGACTCCTGGCCGGATCACGCCGTGCCCCAATCGTCAGATGCGCTTGTAGGATTAGCTGCTCAGGTGAACACATTACCTGGGCCTGTGGTCGTTCATTGTAGTGCTGGCATAGGAAGAACTGGATGCTTCATAGCCTTAGCGACCGGAATGACGCAACTTATTAGAGAGGGAAACGTCGATGTACTTGGAATTCTTTGTCAAATGAG ATACGACCGAGGTGGAATGATACAGACAGCGGAGCAGTACGAATTCGTACACCGTGCGTTGTGCATTTTCGAAGAAAGCCTCAACGGTAAAGGACCAAGTAATTCTGGTGACTGA
- the LOC122419464 gene encoding tyrosine-protein phosphatase non-receptor type 5-like isoform X2 encodes MRSRSTHAVRMFEYGAGTGGTGTPLTHRYISDVKSYGVSDDDNEHSSSLDRINLITEQRWQVETELPVSLLPATEVMSARSHHRIRQSATGLDDAGMDLQVAQLSARSGQDVSSTAALSWIHWELPFPVVLCAVAAAVLFTFLFLLWLRRQMSSEKKKSGDGDRRGLVEEGAVGPAMPHDKPGKSCKEHSLEAHWMKQTIEKPPIATKPIAAVAETSRLPEVLSVVTPERKPEPIRIKAKRLLERRGSSASLTIELATAPESPPHMVTPTRECTAEEFLLSTGRLLSRSQLTKAIKDPSSLHKEFWEVPLNVPEKVEIFGSGVKNRYSGVLPNEQSRVVLTGSEDPVASYINANYIRGYDGEECRYIATQGPLAHTVVDFWRMVWMDKATAIVMITKLFEASKTKCDVYFPLEVNSRIQAGAFTVILNSIDSRDGYTVRDLELRHEEDRRTITHYWYDSWPDHAVPQSSDALVGLAAQVNTLPGPVVVHCSAGIGRTGCFIALATGMTQLIREGNVDVLGILCQMRYDRGGMIQTAEQYEFVHRALCIFEESLNGKGPSNSGD; translated from the exons ATGCGCTCACGCTCGACTCACGCGGTTCGAATGTTCGAATACGGAGCTGGCACAG GTGGCACCGGTACACCTTTGACTCATCGCTACATTAGCGACGTAAAAAGTTATGGAGTATCCGATGACGATAATGAACATTCCAGTTCTCTGGACAGAATCAACTTAATAACGGAGCAAAGGTGGCAAGTTGAAACAGAGCTGCCAGTTTCCTTGCTGCCGGCCACCGAGGTGATGTCTGCACGGTCTCATCACAG GATCCGACAGTCCGCTACAGGACTGGACGATGCTGGAATGGATCTACAAGTGGCTCAACTCAGTGCACGATCCGGTCAGGACGTCAGTTCAACTGCGGCTCTATCATGGATACACTGGGAATTACCTTTTCCTGTAGTCCTTTGCGCTGTTGCTGCTGCCGTTCTCTTCACTTTTCtg TTTTTGTTATGGCTGAGGAGGCAAAtgtcgagtgaaaaaaagaagtCTGGCGATGGAGACAGGCGAGGGCTCGTGGAAGAAGGAGCAGTCGGTCCTGCCATGCCGCACGATAAACCAGGCAAAAGCTGCAAGGAACATTCTTTGGAGGCACACTGGATGAAACAAACGATCGAGAAGCCACCAATCGCTACCAAACCTATCGCAGCTGTTGCTGAAACTAGTAGATTACCAGAG GTATTATCGGTAGTGACACCGGAGCGAAAACCAGAGCCAATTCGCATAAAAGCTAAAAGACTGTTGGAGCGTCGTGGCTCGAGTGCAAGTTTGACGATCGAGCTTGCGACTGCACCGGAGAGTCCTCCCCACATGGTGACACCAACCCGCGAGTGCACTGCCGAAGAATTCTTATTAAGCACCGGTAGACTTTTGTCGCGATCACAATTGACAAAAGCGATCAAAGATCCAAGTTCGTTACACAAAGAATTTTGGGAAGTTCCTCTAAACGTGCCCGAAAAGGTCGAAATATTCGGTTCGGGtgtgaaaaatcgttattcCGGAGTTTTACCGAATGAACAGTCGAGGGTCGTTCTCACGGGGAGTGAAGATCCAGTCGCGAGCTATATCAATGCCAATTATATAAGG GGTTACGACGGTGAAGAGTGCCGCTACATAGCGACGCAAGGACCATTGGCACACACGGTGGTAGACTTTTGGCGTATGGTTTGGATGGACAAAGCAACTGCGATCGTTATGATAACGAAACTTTTTGAGGCCTCGAAGACCAAAtgcgacgtttactttcccCTCGAAGTTAACAGTCGAATTCAGGCTGGCGCATTCACCGTGATCCTCAATTCAATTGACAGCAGGGATGGTTATACCGTTAGGGATTTAGAGTTGAGGCACGAAGAAGATCGACGAACGATAACGCATTATTG GTATGACTCCTGGCCGGATCACGCCGTGCCCCAATCGTCAGATGCGCTTGTAGGATTAGCTGCTCAGGTGAACACATTACCTGGGCCTGTGGTCGTTCATTGTAGTGCTGGCATAGGAAGAACTGGATGCTTCATAGCCTTAGCGACCGGAATGACGCAACTTATTAGAGAGGGAAACGTCGATGTACTTGGAATTCTTTGTCAAATGAG ATACGACCGAGGTGGAATGATACAGACAGCGGAGCAGTACGAATTCGTACACCGTGCGTTGTGCATTTTCGAAGAAAGCCTCAACGGTAAAGGACCAAGTAATTCTGGTGACTGA
- the LOC122419464 gene encoding tyrosine-protein phosphatase non-receptor type 5-like isoform X3: MQPWNMNIEMFIFSITGGTGTPLTHRYISDVKSYGVSDDDNEHSSSLDRINLITEQRWQVETELPVSLLPATEVMSARSHHRIRQSATGLDDAGMDLQVAQLSARSGQDVSSTAALSWIHWELPFPVVLCAVAAAVLFTFLFLLWLRRQMSSEKKKSGDGDRRGLVEEGAVGPAMPHDKPGKSCKEHSLEAHWMKQTIEKPPIATKPIAAVAETSRLPEVLSVVTPERKPEPIRIKAKRLLERRGSSASLTIELATAPESPPHMVTPTRECTAEEFLLSTGRLLSRSQLTKAIKDPSSLHKEFWEVPLNVPEKVEIFGSGVKNRYSGVLPNEQSRVVLTGSEDPVASYINANYIRGYDGEECRYIATQGPLAHTVVDFWRMVWMDKATAIVMITKLFEASKTKCDVYFPLEVNSRIQAGAFTVILNSIDSRDGYTVRDLELRHEEDRRTITHYWYDSWPDHAVPQSSDALVGLAAQVNTLPGPVVVHCSAGIGRTGCFIALATGMTQLIREGNVDVLGILCQMRYDRGGMIQTAEQYEFVHRALCIFEESLNGKGPSNSGD; the protein is encoded by the exons ATGCAGCCGTGGAATATGAACATCGAAATGTTTATATTCTCGATTACAG GTGGCACCGGTACACCTTTGACTCATCGCTACATTAGCGACGTAAAAAGTTATGGAGTATCCGATGACGATAATGAACATTCCAGTTCTCTGGACAGAATCAACTTAATAACGGAGCAAAGGTGGCAAGTTGAAACAGAGCTGCCAGTTTCCTTGCTGCCGGCCACCGAGGTGATGTCTGCACGGTCTCATCACAG GATCCGACAGTCCGCTACAGGACTGGACGATGCTGGAATGGATCTACAAGTGGCTCAACTCAGTGCACGATCCGGTCAGGACGTCAGTTCAACTGCGGCTCTATCATGGATACACTGGGAATTACCTTTTCCTGTAGTCCTTTGCGCTGTTGCTGCTGCCGTTCTCTTCACTTTTCtg TTTTTGTTATGGCTGAGGAGGCAAAtgtcgagtgaaaaaaagaagtCTGGCGATGGAGACAGGCGAGGGCTCGTGGAAGAAGGAGCAGTCGGTCCTGCCATGCCGCACGATAAACCAGGCAAAAGCTGCAAGGAACATTCTTTGGAGGCACACTGGATGAAACAAACGATCGAGAAGCCACCAATCGCTACCAAACCTATCGCAGCTGTTGCTGAAACTAGTAGATTACCAGAG GTATTATCGGTAGTGACACCGGAGCGAAAACCAGAGCCAATTCGCATAAAAGCTAAAAGACTGTTGGAGCGTCGTGGCTCGAGTGCAAGTTTGACGATCGAGCTTGCGACTGCACCGGAGAGTCCTCCCCACATGGTGACACCAACCCGCGAGTGCACTGCCGAAGAATTCTTATTAAGCACCGGTAGACTTTTGTCGCGATCACAATTGACAAAAGCGATCAAAGATCCAAGTTCGTTACACAAAGAATTTTGGGAAGTTCCTCTAAACGTGCCCGAAAAGGTCGAAATATTCGGTTCGGGtgtgaaaaatcgttattcCGGAGTTTTACCGAATGAACAGTCGAGGGTCGTTCTCACGGGGAGTGAAGATCCAGTCGCGAGCTATATCAATGCCAATTATATAAGG GGTTACGACGGTGAAGAGTGCCGCTACATAGCGACGCAAGGACCATTGGCACACACGGTGGTAGACTTTTGGCGTATGGTTTGGATGGACAAAGCAACTGCGATCGTTATGATAACGAAACTTTTTGAGGCCTCGAAGACCAAAtgcgacgtttactttcccCTCGAAGTTAACAGTCGAATTCAGGCTGGCGCATTCACCGTGATCCTCAATTCAATTGACAGCAGGGATGGTTATACCGTTAGGGATTTAGAGTTGAGGCACGAAGAAGATCGACGAACGATAACGCATTATTG GTATGACTCCTGGCCGGATCACGCCGTGCCCCAATCGTCAGATGCGCTTGTAGGATTAGCTGCTCAGGTGAACACATTACCTGGGCCTGTGGTCGTTCATTGTAGTGCTGGCATAGGAAGAACTGGATGCTTCATAGCCTTAGCGACCGGAATGACGCAACTTATTAGAGAGGGAAACGTCGATGTACTTGGAATTCTTTGTCAAATGAG ATACGACCGAGGTGGAATGATACAGACAGCGGAGCAGTACGAATTCGTACACCGTGCGTTGTGCATTTTCGAAGAAAGCCTCAACGGTAAAGGACCAAGTAATTCTGGTGACTGA
- the LOC122419464 gene encoding tyrosine-protein phosphatase non-receptor type 5-like isoform X4 — MSARSHHRIRQSATGLDDAGMDLQVAQLSARSGQDVSSTAALSWIHWELPFPVVLCAVAAAVLFTFLFLLWLRRQMSSEKKKSGDGDRRGLVEEGAVGPAMPHDKPGKSCKEHSLEAHWMKQTIEKPPIATKPIAAVAETSRLPEVLSVVTPERKPEPIRIKAKRLLERRGSSASLTIELATAPESPPHMVTPTRECTAEEFLLSTGRLLSRSQLTKAIKDPSSLHKEFWEVPLNVPEKVEIFGSGVKNRYSGVLPNEQSRVVLTGSEDPVASYINANYIRGYDGEECRYIATQGPLAHTVVDFWRMVWMDKATAIVMITKLFEASKTKCDVYFPLEVNSRIQAGAFTVILNSIDSRDGYTVRDLELRHEEDRRTITHYWYDSWPDHAVPQSSDALVGLAAQVNTLPGPVVVHCSAGIGRTGCFIALATGMTQLIREGNVDVLGILCQMRYDRGGMIQTAEQYEFVHRALCIFEESLNGKGPSNSGD; from the exons ATGTCTGCACGGTCTCATCACAG GATCCGACAGTCCGCTACAGGACTGGACGATGCTGGAATGGATCTACAAGTGGCTCAACTCAGTGCACGATCCGGTCAGGACGTCAGTTCAACTGCGGCTCTATCATGGATACACTGGGAATTACCTTTTCCTGTAGTCCTTTGCGCTGTTGCTGCTGCCGTTCTCTTCACTTTTCtg TTTTTGTTATGGCTGAGGAGGCAAAtgtcgagtgaaaaaaagaagtCTGGCGATGGAGACAGGCGAGGGCTCGTGGAAGAAGGAGCAGTCGGTCCTGCCATGCCGCACGATAAACCAGGCAAAAGCTGCAAGGAACATTCTTTGGAGGCACACTGGATGAAACAAACGATCGAGAAGCCACCAATCGCTACCAAACCTATCGCAGCTGTTGCTGAAACTAGTAGATTACCAGAG GTATTATCGGTAGTGACACCGGAGCGAAAACCAGAGCCAATTCGCATAAAAGCTAAAAGACTGTTGGAGCGTCGTGGCTCGAGTGCAAGTTTGACGATCGAGCTTGCGACTGCACCGGAGAGTCCTCCCCACATGGTGACACCAACCCGCGAGTGCACTGCCGAAGAATTCTTATTAAGCACCGGTAGACTTTTGTCGCGATCACAATTGACAAAAGCGATCAAAGATCCAAGTTCGTTACACAAAGAATTTTGGGAAGTTCCTCTAAACGTGCCCGAAAAGGTCGAAATATTCGGTTCGGGtgtgaaaaatcgttattcCGGAGTTTTACCGAATGAACAGTCGAGGGTCGTTCTCACGGGGAGTGAAGATCCAGTCGCGAGCTATATCAATGCCAATTATATAAGG GGTTACGACGGTGAAGAGTGCCGCTACATAGCGACGCAAGGACCATTGGCACACACGGTGGTAGACTTTTGGCGTATGGTTTGGATGGACAAAGCAACTGCGATCGTTATGATAACGAAACTTTTTGAGGCCTCGAAGACCAAAtgcgacgtttactttcccCTCGAAGTTAACAGTCGAATTCAGGCTGGCGCATTCACCGTGATCCTCAATTCAATTGACAGCAGGGATGGTTATACCGTTAGGGATTTAGAGTTGAGGCACGAAGAAGATCGACGAACGATAACGCATTATTG GTATGACTCCTGGCCGGATCACGCCGTGCCCCAATCGTCAGATGCGCTTGTAGGATTAGCTGCTCAGGTGAACACATTACCTGGGCCTGTGGTCGTTCATTGTAGTGCTGGCATAGGAAGAACTGGATGCTTCATAGCCTTAGCGACCGGAATGACGCAACTTATTAGAGAGGGAAACGTCGATGTACTTGGAATTCTTTGTCAAATGAG ATACGACCGAGGTGGAATGATACAGACAGCGGAGCAGTACGAATTCGTACACCGTGCGTTGTGCATTTTCGAAGAAAGCCTCAACGGTAAAGGACCAAGTAATTCTGGTGACTGA